GAGTAGAGGGCGTTTCTGGATTTTTCGATTTCTTTTTGAAGGTTTTCGAAAGCGGAAGATTCGTCCTTTGCGTAAAGAAAGTTTTTCTTGATAAATTCTTGAACGGATTTTAGTCTTTGAATTTCGGAAAGAGATTCCAAAAGTTTGATCTTCTTTTGAATTTTAGAATCTAATTCGGAATCTTTTTCGATTTGAGCGAGTTTGTCTTTGATTTCAAATTCTCTGTTTCGGTCTTTGAGATGTTTTTCCTCTTTTTCGGCGTTGTTTTTGTTTCTGGAATGTAGGTTTTCGATTTCGAAAATCAATTCGGTTCTTTTTGATTTAAGATCCGAAATTTCTTTTTTCAGAGTTTCGAAAAGATTCGAGTCCTTGCTTCCCGTTTTCGGAGAATGGATTTTTTTGAGCGAACTTGCAATTCCATCCAAGTCGATCCCGTTGTTTAGAAGTTTACTTCGGAGAAAATCGGGTTTGATAAACTTGTCGTTGTTAAACGCAAATTCCAATTCACCTTCTCTCAGAGAAACACAGTGGACGTACTGAGGCGCCGTTTCCTTGGAAAGATCGGGAACGTTACCTAGAATATTATAACCATCTAAACTTTTTTCGCCGTAACGAGAAAGAATGTTTTTTTTCGGTTCTTGATTCGCGGTAAGAAACTTGCTGCCGATTGCGAGCCGTAGCGCGTCGAAGATTGTGGTTTTTCCGGATTCGTTTTTGCCGAAAAAAACGGTGACGGTGTCCGAAAGGTTAAATTCTTTCTGAACGAATTTGCCGAATTTGTTCAATTGAATTCCAGAGATCATTTTAATTTTTCCCCGAGTGTTCTTCGATTTGTTCTAGGCCTAAGACCAAAATTTCGTTCCAATCGGGAGGGTCCGGGATATCCCAATTCCTCTTTTTGAACATTAATTTATCGTAAAATAATTTGGCGACAGGATTGTCGATCAAAACCGAAGAGGTTTTGAGATCGCCGGTTTTAAATTCTAATTTTCTGCAAACGAGAGACTTGGAAAAACGGTCCAAAATTTCCGATACGATATGTTCGTCTTCCACGATTCCGGAAACGTTAATTCGAACGAAATCTTGTTTCGATACGAGAGCGGGTATGTTGGAAAGTTCGGGAATTTCTCCGGAAAGGTTGGCCGAAACGGAGAATTCTTTGAATTCCCCCGCGCAAGTGATGATTTTTTTTTGAACGATCGGAGTTCCGTTTTTTCCTAGAGTTACTATGTTGACTGTGCGAGGCCCGAATTCTCCTGAAGAAACAACTCTGGGAGAACCGGGATAGGCTTTGAGAAGAGAGCCGGATCTTTCGGAGCGTTCTCGATGGATGTGGCCGAGCGCAAGATAGTCAAACTTCGCGTTCAAAAACGGCTTCGAGTCCAGGATGGAATCCGTTTCTTCCGGGGAAGGGCCCAGATACTCCACCAATTTCGTATCGGTTCCGTGCAAAAGGGCGATCCGATAATGAACCTTTTTTTCATTAAATTGAATATTCGAATAATCTAAAGTTCTGTGAAATGGAAAACCGAAAAATTCCGCTTCGACGCCGTCTATTTCCTCGATCCAAAGTTTAAAGTTGTCGGTTTTTTGCGGATACGACATCGGGGAAAGATCGGCGGAGATCGGATAGGTTCCTTCGGGAATTCCTAGTTCTTCGTGATTTCCGGGGATAAAGAAAATTTTTCCCGGAAACGCTGTTAAAATCTCTTTCACCTCTATTTTGAGTGCCGCTATATCCGAGTTACGGTCGAAAAGATCTCCGCAGAAAAGTATGTGCGTACATCCTTCTACGTTCGCATTGGAAACAATTTCTTTTAGGACGGAGAGAGAATAATCTTTTTCCTTTTGACTGAGATGTAGGTCTGCTGTGTGTAAAAATCGAATCATGATGTACTTCCTGCCGTCGGAGTTTATCCGTATCCCCGGACAATATTTAAGAGGTTCGGATATCTTTGAAGATTTTTTCGGGATGTTCCGTCTGCAAGCGGACGGCCCCGTCGTTATGGCTCGCGGATTTCCGCTCGGTTTTTGTCTTCGACGAAGGCTATTTCTTCGTATCGCTAAGCCGAAGAACGGTGTGCATTCATGATGCGAAACTATCTCGGAAATATCTTAGGATGATTGGAACCGACGTTTTAAGCAAAGATAAAGTATTTTTGAGATTATTTTTGAGATGTTTCTAGTAAGTATGGTCCAAAAAAGGAATCAGGTGCTGTTCCGAGTACTGAATTACTTTTTGGATACGATCGGAAGCGTTCCATTTTTCGGAGATCATACGCGGCGTACCCCAAAGAAAAATCGCTTCTATAAAAACTTTGCGAGGGTCTGGAAAAAAGGACTCGATTTTGATTTCGATTCCGTGATCTTCCGGGTCTTGAGAATTTAACGGAGGGAGGACGAATCTGAGTCCTCCGCCTAAAATGGGTCTTCCGAGTTGTTGTAGACTGTCTCTGTTCTGACGAAGTCTTTTTTCCCAGATCTCGCCGAATGCGTGTTCTGTGGAAGAGTCCACTAAGAGACGAACGGTAAGGTCGCTTTTTACCACATTTTTTCCCTGAATCGGCCAAACTTTGTCGAATGCTTCGAGTACTCTTTCAAAATCTTCTTCGATGGATTCCAAAGAACCGTCCGGATTTTCGGAGATGATAAGAAGTTGTGTGATATTGGGACCGGCGTTGATGAGCTGAATTGTCAGAACCGATTGAGAAAGTTGTCTTGTGAGAATGTTTTGGTTCGGTCCGTAATTGGTTCCTGTGATTTCGATTCCTAGTTCTTCCAGGTTGGATTGGAACTGAAGGACCTCGGATTTGGATCGAACTATGATCGGTAAAAATAGATCGCTTAGACCTACGTGGATAATGTTTCGATTTCGGTTCATGATTGCCGCCTGAGTCCTTTGTCTCAAACGGATTTTTTTTGAACAGAAAAGAAATCGAATTGGAGCAAGAGTTATTTGAATTTCAGGAGGAATAGATCGTAAACTCCCTTTTTGGAAATTTGATTCATGCTTTGGCTCGTATATCCGGAGCAATAGAGATTTCCTTCGAAGTCGAGTCCGATTCCGGTACTGAATATTAAGCTTTTGGAAGTTCCGATTTGTCGTGTCCATCCGATTTGTCCGGAGGAATTGAATTTGGCCAGAAAAAGATCGTTCCTGCCTGTCGATGCGTTCGTTTCATCAGTGGTGTTTTCGCTGCTATAGCCCGTTGTAAAAATGTTCCCGTTTGCATCGGTTGTAATTGCGGTAATCACAGTTTGTTTTCTCTGATTGCCTATCGGACCGAGTTGTTGAATCCATTGTCGAACGCCTGACGAATCGTATTTAACCAAAAGTCCCCGAAAGTTCGATTTGTTTTTGGTTTCTGATTCAAAATTAGCGTTACTAGTTCCGCCTACAAAAACGTTTCCGGACGGATCCACACTGAGAGAGGAGCCATCGGTTGTGCTGGAAGCGAAACCCAGTTGAGCGAAGAATTGACGATTACCGCTACTGTCATATTTAAAAATAAAAAGGTCGAGAAATCCGATACTGGGAATGGTATTGGTTGAAAAGTTCGCTCTTCCTGAGCCGGTCACGTAGATACTATCTCTAACCTCGTCAATTGTAATCCCACCCGGATAAATTGGGATATTGGCTTTATTCGCCGAAATCTGTTTGACCCAGATTTGGTTACCGTTGGTATCAAACTTGATGATAAATCCGTTGGTTCCGATCTCAGTTCCTCCAAAAGCTCCGGTTGAATTTCCGATTATATAAGAATTTCCGAATGTATCTACGGCGATTTTTTTAGCGCTTGTGCTATAATTTCCTATGCAGCCTGTTTGTCTTGCCCAAGCTTGGGATCCGTCAGAGTTGAATTTGATTAGAAATAGATCTTGTTCGCCCGAAAGCGGACTTGCAAAATTATTTTTCGTATCGCCAACGATGTAGACATTACCTTGAGAATCAACTGAGAGATCTTTAACCTCCAGCTTAGTTTTTGGAGCCCCGGCTTGTTTGGTCCAGATTGCGTTTTTTCTGGAATCGTACTTTCCAAGAATGAGATCCCGATTTCCAATCGGCTCGGCTTTATAAACGCCTTTATCGGTATCTCCCGCAACGTATATAAAGCCTTTGTTATCAATGGCCATGCCTCCTCCGTAGGTTCTTGCATCCGATGTTCCAACCAACAAAGTCCATTCTAATTTTCGGGAATTTAAATTTTCAGAAAAAGGTTTTTGGGCGGGGGTTTCAGTTTCAAATTCGATTTCCGTTTCGAGTTCTGTTGTAGTGATTTTTTCTTCTCCTCCTCGAAGTAAAAGTCGTATCCAATAATCCTTAGTTTCCGGATTGGAGGCGTTGATTATTTCCGTTGGGTAACAAGTTTGAATGAATATAAAAAGAAAAATGGGAAAAAAGATCATTACATTTTCTCAAATTAAGTCATTTTATACATTCAAATGAAAAATATATAAATACTTTGCATATGTATTTCTTTTGGAATAGGGTGTTTCGTCCTACTTAAGATAGAAGTGTAAAGGTGAGGAGAGAAATTCGTTTGTGTAAGGCCGGGGAATTTGTG
The nucleotide sequence above comes from Leptospira weilii. Encoded proteins:
- a CDS encoding metallophosphoesterase family protein, encoding MIRFLHTADLHLSQKEKDYSLSVLKEIVSNANVEGCTHILFCGDLFDRNSDIAALKIEVKEILTAFPGKIFFIPGNHEELGIPEGTYPISADLSPMSYPQKTDNFKLWIEEIDGVEAEFFGFPFHRTLDYSNIQFNEKKVHYRIALLHGTDTKLVEYLGPSPEETDSILDSKPFLNAKFDYLALGHIHRERSERSGSLLKAYPGSPRVVSSGEFGPRTVNIVTLGKNGTPIVQKKIITCAGEFKEFSVSANLSGEIPELSNIPALVSKQDFVRINVSGIVEDEHIVSEILDRFSKSLVCRKLEFKTGDLKTSSVLIDNPVAKLFYDKLMFKKRNWDIPDPPDWNEILVLGLEQIEEHSGKN
- a CDS encoding SBBP repeat beta-propeller lipoprotein, LipL53 family; this translates as MIFFPIFLFIFIQTCYPTEIINASNPETKDYWIRLLLRGGEEKITTTELETEIEFETETPAQKPFSENLNSRKLEWTLLVGTSDARTYGGGMAIDNKGFIYVAGDTDKGVYKAEPIGNRDLILGKYDSRKNAIWTKQAGAPKTKLEVKDLSVDSQGNVYIVGDTKNNFASPLSGEQDLFLIKFNSDGSQAWARQTGCIGNYSTSAKKIAVDTFGNSYIIGNSTGAFGGTEIGTNGFIIKFDTNGNQIWVKQISANKANIPIYPGGITIDEVRDSIYVTGSGRANFSTNTIPSIGFLDLFIFKYDSSGNRQFFAQLGFASSTTDGSSLSVDPSGNVFVGGTSNANFESETKNKSNFRGLLVKYDSSGVRQWIQQLGPIGNQRKQTVITAITTDANGNIFTTGYSSENTTDETNASTGRNDLFLAKFNSSGQIGWTRQIGTSKSLIFSTGIGLDFEGNLYCSGYTSQSMNQISKKGVYDLFLLKFK